The Inediibacterium massiliense genome has a segment encoding these proteins:
- the asnS gene encoding asparagine--tRNA ligase: protein MKTTLVRDLYKDYEKFNDQELIIAGWVRTLRASKAFGFIEVNDGTFFKNIQVVFEEGLENFAEISKLTISSSIIVTGKIVLTPDAKQPFEIKATNILVEGNSDGDYPLQKKRHSLEFLRSIAHLRFRSNTFSAVFRVRSIAAFAIHKFFQEKGFVYAHTPIITGSDCEGAGEMFRISTIDFDNIPRTEEGKVDYKEDFFGKETNLTVSGQLEAEAYALAFRNVYTFGPTFRAENSNTARHAAEFWMIEPEIAFADLGDDMELAEEMIKYVMKYVMENAPDEMNFFNQFIDKGLIERLNHIIHSDFERVTYTKAVELLKESGQKFEYDVEWGCDLQTEHERYLTEKIFKKPTFVTNYPKEIKAFYMRLNDDQKTVAAMDLLVPGVGEIIGGSQREERIDILESRMDEMNLPKEDYWWYLELRKYGGTKHAGFGLGFERLIMYITGMSNIRDVIAFPRTANYAEF, encoded by the coding sequence ATGAAAACAACTTTAGTAAGAGATCTTTATAAAGATTATGAAAAATTTAATGATCAAGAATTGATTATTGCAGGTTGGGTAAGAACATTAAGAGCATCTAAAGCGTTTGGATTTATTGAAGTAAATGATGGAACTTTCTTTAAAAATATTCAAGTAGTTTTTGAAGAAGGGTTAGAGAATTTTGCAGAAATATCAAAGCTTACGATTAGTTCATCTATTATTGTAACAGGAAAGATTGTACTTACACCAGATGCAAAGCAACCTTTTGAAATTAAGGCAACAAATATTTTAGTAGAAGGAAATTCAGATGGAGATTATCCTCTTCAAAAGAAAAGACATAGCCTAGAATTTTTAAGAAGCATTGCACATTTAAGATTTAGAAGCAATACCTTCTCAGCAGTATTTCGTGTACGTTCTATTGCAGCTTTTGCAATTCATAAATTTTTTCAAGAAAAAGGATTTGTATATGCCCATACGCCTATTATCACAGGAAGTGATTGTGAAGGGGCAGGAGAAATGTTTAGAATATCTACTATAGATTTTGATAATATCCCAAGAACTGAAGAAGGAAAAGTAGATTATAAAGAGGATTTCTTCGGAAAAGAAACAAATCTTACAGTAAGTGGTCAGCTAGAAGCAGAAGCTTATGCATTAGCTTTTAGAAATGTATATACATTTGGACCTACCTTTAGAGCTGAAAATTCTAATACAGCAAGACATGCGGCAGAGTTTTGGATGATAGAGCCTGAAATTGCATTTGCAGATTTAGGAGATGATATGGAGCTAGCAGAAGAAATGATCAAATATGTTATGAAATATGTAATGGAAAATGCTCCAGATGAAATGAACTTTTTCAATCAATTTATAGACAAAGGATTGATAGAAAGATTAAATCATATTATTCATTCTGATTTTGAAAGGGTAACTTATACAAAAGCTGTAGAATTATTAAAAGAATCAGGTCAAAAGTTTGAATATGATGTAGAATGGGGCTGTGATCTTCAAACAGAGCATGAGAGATATTTAACAGAGAAAATATTTAAAAAGCCTACCTTTGTAACAAATTATCCAAAAGAGATCAAAGCGTTTTATATGAGATTAAACGATGATCAAAAAACTGTAGCAGCAATGGATCTTTTAGTTCCAGGAGTAGGTGAAATTATAGGAGGAAGTCAAAGGGAAGAAAGAATAGATATACTAGAAAGTAGAATGGATGAGATGAATCTTCCTAAAGAAGATTATTGGTGGTATTTAGAGCTTAGAAAATATGGAGGAACAAAGCACGCAGGTTTTGGACTTGGATTTGAAAGACTCATTATGTATATAACAGGAATGAGTAATATACGAGATGTGATTGCTTTCCCTAGAACTGCTAATTATGCGGAATTTTAG
- a CDS encoding nucleoside recognition domain-containing protein, protein MLESIKEGIKKGIETTWMLGKIIIPVYLFITILKYTPVLEYIAQIFSPLMKLFNLPGEAAIVLVLGNCLNIYAAIGAIKAIDLTPMEVTTLAVMLSFCHSLFMETAVVKQLKVNVIKVILLRAGLAVGVGMVIGQVGAWI, encoded by the coding sequence ATGCTTGAGTCTATTAAAGAGGGTATTAAAAAAGGAATAGAAACAACTTGGATGTTAGGTAAAATTATTATCCCTGTATATCTATTTATAACGATTTTAAAATATACACCTGTACTTGAATACATTGCTCAAATTTTTAGCCCATTGATGAAACTATTTAACTTGCCTGGAGAGGCAGCTATTGTATTAGTCTTAGGAAATTGCTTGAATATATATGCCGCTATTGGTGCCATTAAGGCTATAGATCTAACGCCTATGGAAGTAACTACCTTAGCAGTCATGCTATCTTTTTGCCATTCTTTATTTATGGAAACAGCTGTTGTAAAACAATTAAAAGTCAATGTGATCAAGGTGATTTTACTTCGAGCAGGACTTGCGGTAGGAGTAGGAATGGTTATAGGACAGGTAGGTGCATGGATATGA
- a CDS encoding nucleoside recognition domain-containing protein has protein sequence MIMILKEGVIGSLKSVYTIAVIVIPLMVILQLAKDYHILNKIAEKFIFITKLFSISKEAIVPLLVGLIFGISYGAGVIVQSSKEGDLTKVDLVLLITFLVTCHAIFEDTLVFVAVGANGYLLLGIRLLMAIVITYFLSKRLSKKISVKQQE, from the coding sequence ATGATTATGATTTTGAAAGAAGGAGTTATAGGAAGTTTAAAATCAGTTTATACCATTGCAGTAATTGTAATTCCTTTGATGGTTATTTTACAGCTGGCAAAAGATTATCACATATTAAACAAAATTGCAGAAAAGTTTATATTTATTACGAAATTGTTTTCTATTTCCAAAGAAGCGATTGTACCTCTTTTAGTAGGACTTATTTTTGGAATATCCTATGGAGCAGGAGTAATTGTTCAAAGTTCTAAGGAAGGAGATCTTACAAAAGTAGATCTTGTTCTTTTGATTACCTTTTTAGTTACTTGTCATGCTATATTTGAAGATACATTAGTATTTGTAGCCGTAGGTGCAAATGGATATTTATTATTAGGGATTAGACTATTGATGGCTATCGTGATTACTTATTTCTTATCTAAAAGATTGTCTAAAAAAATATCTGTAAAACAACAAGAATAA
- a CDS encoding ferritin — MISEKLMNALNDQMNYEFYSAHVYLAMAGFCASEDLDGFSNFFIVQAEEERFHAMKIFNYISEMGGRVNISSFEDPENEYASILDVFKKGLAHERIVTKRIYDLTDLATEEREHATISFLKWFIDEQVEEESNFGALVKKLERISENSNALYMLDTELAQRTFVPPTTQE, encoded by the coding sequence ATGATTAGTGAAAAATTGATGAATGCTTTAAATGATCAAATGAATTATGAGTTTTATTCTGCTCATGTATACTTAGCTATGGCAGGTTTTTGTGCTTCAGAGGATTTAGATGGGTTTTCTAACTTCTTTATCGTTCAAGCAGAAGAAGAAAGATTTCATGCCATGAAAATATTTAATTATATATCCGAAATGGGAGGACGAGTAAATATTTCTTCTTTCGAGGATCCTGAAAATGAATATGCATCTATTTTAGATGTTTTTAAAAAGGGATTGGCTCATGAAAGAATAGTAACAAAAAGAATATATGATCTTACAGATCTAGCTACTGAAGAAAGAGAACATGCTACCATAAGCTTCTTAAAATGGTTTATTGATGAACAAGTAGAAGAAGAATCAAACTTTGGCGCTCTTGTTAAAAAGTTAGAAAGAATTAGTGAAAATAGCAATGCCCTTTATATGTTAGATACAGAACTTGCCCAAAGAACCTTTGTCCCTCCAACAACACAAGAATAA
- a CDS encoding VOC family protein: MEFTFNHNNINVFDLQKSIDFYKDALGLVETKRKEAQDGSFTLVFLGDSKTHHKIELTWLRDRTTPYNLGDNESHLAFTTDDYKKAHDHHEKMGCICFENKEMGLYFINDPDGYWIEILPEKR; the protein is encoded by the coding sequence ATGGAATTTACTTTTAATCATAATAATATCAATGTATTTGATCTTCAAAAAAGTATAGATTTTTATAAAGATGCATTAGGTTTAGTAGAGACCAAAAGAAAAGAAGCACAAGATGGAAGTTTTACTTTGGTATTTTTAGGAGATAGTAAAACTCATCATAAAATTGAATTGACTTGGCTAAGAGATAGAACGACACCTTATAATCTAGGAGATAATGAGAGTCACTTGGCATTTACTACAGATGATTATAAAAAAGCTCATGATCATCATGAAAAAATGGGATGTATCTGTTTTGAAAACAAAGAAATGGGATTATATTTTATCAATGATCCAGATGGGTATTGGATCGAAATTCTTCCAGAGAAAAGATAA
- a CDS encoding DsrE/DsrF/DrsH-like family protein: MSLLIFSGDYDKALAAMILANTAREMNIDVTLFFAFWGLLLLRDPEKMSMEDKTNFEKMFAAMTPKGPEDLPLSKMNFSGIGKQMLISMMKDDDAPSLTAFLKGAIKKGVKFYGCKLSMEIMGFQKEELLPELEVITSKEYIEDALGSDIQLFI; this comes from the coding sequence ATGAGTTTGCTTATATTTAGCGGAGACTACGATAAAGCACTAGCTGCCATGATCCTAGCCAATACAGCAAGAGAAATGAATATAGATGTCACATTATTTTTTGCCTTTTGGGGTCTTTTATTATTAAGAGATCCTGAAAAAATGAGCATGGAAGATAAAACAAATTTTGAAAAAATGTTTGCTGCTATGACTCCAAAGGGTCCAGAAGACCTTCCTTTATCTAAAATGAACTTTAGTGGAATAGGAAAGCAAATGCTCATTTCCATGATGAAGGATGATGATGCACCTTCTTTAACAGCCTTTTTAAAGGGTGCTATTAAAAAAGGTGTCAAATTTTATGGATGTAAACTTTCCATGGAAATTATGGGCTTTCAAAAAGAAGAGTTGCTGCCTGAACTAGAAGTGATTACTTCAAAAGAATACATAGAAGATGCACTCGGCTCAGATATTCAATTATTTATCTAA
- a CDS encoding aminotransferase class V-fold PLP-dependent enzyme codes for MNKKFLKSPFRNLFVGVDTFIPLSNGRWVKAINFDNAATTPPLWSVIYEIINFSPWYSSIHRGTGYKSQFSSSIYEKCREIVRNFVEADEKKDTVIFVKNATEAINKIAYRLCSEKKVVLSTYMEHHSNDLPWRNHYHIDYIQVNTLGKLCLDDLKNKLEKYKDQVALVTVTGASNVTGYKNPIHEIGKLAHMYGAQILVDGAQLIPHGPFSMKGSHPLEYIDYVVFSAHKMYAPFGSGVLIGSKNIFENGPPEYPGGGTVDMVTHDFIKWTEPPSKEESGTPNLMGVLALTKAIQTLSQIGMDHIEKYERNLIRYTLKQLKNIPYIKIYGDEDYEDRISIISFNMENIPHNLLAYILSCESGIAVRNGCFCAQPYIQNLLGLSQEDIEERINDPLMVHPGMVRISFGLYNDYDEIDVFINMLKKISKNRDFYINKYKDFDSSL; via the coding sequence TTGAATAAGAAATTTTTAAAGTCTCCCTTTAGAAATCTTTTTGTTGGTGTAGATACATTTATTCCCCTATCTAATGGTAGATGGGTAAAAGCTATTAATTTTGACAATGCTGCTACAACACCTCCCCTATGGTCCGTCATTTATGAAATTATAAATTTTTCTCCATGGTATTCTTCTATTCATAGAGGGACAGGATATAAATCTCAATTTTCTTCTTCTATTTATGAAAAATGTAGAGAAATTGTAAGAAATTTTGTAGAAGCTGATGAAAAAAAAGATACTGTCATTTTTGTAAAAAATGCTACAGAAGCCATCAATAAAATTGCTTATCGATTATGTAGTGAAAAAAAGGTTGTATTATCTACTTATATGGAACATCATTCTAATGACCTTCCTTGGAGAAATCACTATCATATAGACTATATTCAAGTAAATACATTAGGAAAACTTTGTTTAGATGATTTAAAGAATAAACTTGAGAAATATAAAGATCAAGTAGCACTAGTCACTGTTACAGGAGCTTCTAATGTAACTGGATATAAAAATCCTATTCATGAAATAGGAAAATTAGCTCATATGTATGGAGCACAAATATTGGTAGATGGTGCTCAACTTATTCCACATGGACCCTTTTCTATGAAAGGATCTCATCCTTTAGAGTATATTGATTATGTTGTTTTTTCTGCTCACAAAATGTATGCTCCTTTTGGTAGTGGTGTATTAATAGGATCAAAAAATATCTTTGAAAACGGACCTCCTGAATATCCTGGAGGAGGTACTGTAGATATGGTTACCCATGATTTTATTAAGTGGACTGAGCCTCCTTCTAAAGAAGAATCTGGCACTCCAAATCTTATGGGAGTCCTTGCTTTGACTAAAGCTATCCAAACTCTTTCTCAAATTGGTATGGATCATATAGAAAAATATGAAAGAAATTTAATTCGATATACCTTAAAACAATTAAAGAATATTCCTTATATAAAAATTTATGGAGATGAAGATTATGAAGATCGGATTAGTATTATCTCTTTTAATATGGAAAATATCCCTCATAACCTACTAGCCTATATATTATCTTGTGAATCTGGTATTGCTGTTAGAAATGGGTGTTTTTGTGCTCAACCTTATATTCAAAATCTTTTAGGTCTTTCACAAGAAGATATTGAGGAAAGAATAAATGATCCTCTTATGGTACATCCTGGAATGGTTCGAATTAGTTTTGGTCTTTATAATGACTATGATGAAATTGATGTATTCATAAATATGCTTAAAAAAATCTCTAAAAATAGAGATTTTTATATAAACAAATACAAAGATTTTGATTCCTCTCTTTAG